The following coding sequences are from one Aggregicoccus sp. 17bor-14 window:
- a CDS encoding response regulator transcription factor has product MSTSSSESARRILVVEDDLSILTGLSMNLKFEGYEVLQAQDGRTGLARALDEAPDLVVLDVMLPQLNGYEVLRELRERGRDTAVVMLTAKGMERDKILGLNLGADDYVVKPFGLQELLARIKAVLRRRFPMQGGPAPLTFGDAEVDLAAKTVTRAGAPVELTAQEFKLLAHFLAHPGRTFSRDELLAAAWGYDYEGSARTVDNFMRQLRLKFEPDPEAPRHFLTVRGLGYRFDR; this is encoded by the coding sequence ATGAGCACCAGCAGCAGCGAGAGCGCGCGGCGCATCCTGGTGGTCGAGGACGACCTGTCCATCCTCACCGGGCTGTCGATGAACCTGAAGTTCGAGGGCTACGAGGTGCTGCAGGCGCAGGACGGGCGCACGGGCCTCGCGCGCGCGCTGGACGAGGCCCCGGACCTGGTGGTGCTGGACGTGATGCTGCCGCAGCTCAACGGCTACGAGGTGCTGCGCGAGCTGCGCGAGCGCGGCCGGGACACCGCGGTGGTGATGCTCACGGCGAAGGGGATGGAGCGCGACAAGATCCTCGGCCTGAACCTGGGCGCGGACGACTACGTGGTGAAGCCCTTCGGGCTGCAGGAGCTGCTCGCGCGCATCAAGGCCGTGCTGCGCCGCCGCTTCCCCATGCAAGGGGGCCCCGCGCCGCTCACCTTCGGGGACGCGGAGGTGGACCTCGCGGCGAAGACCGTCACGCGCGCCGGCGCCCCGGTGGAGCTCACCGCGCAGGAGTTCAAGCTGCTCGCCCACTTCCTCGCCCACCCGGGGCGCACCTTCAGCCGCGACGAGCTCCTCGCGGCGGCGTGGGGCTACGACTACGAGGGCAGCGCGCGCACCGTGGACAACTTCATGCGCCAGCTGCGGCTCAAGTTCGAGCCGGACCCCGAGGCGCCGCGCCACTTCCTCACCGTGCGGGGCCTGGGCTACCGCTTCGATCGCTGA
- a CDS encoding DUF2378 family protein, with translation MTTEQVLFSTAVESLYRQALKGRLSEVLKLRLRHAGLDLTRPLLPAYPRRVWVRSLELTAEELYPGLEREEALAHLGSAFIEGYAHTLVGGAVMSMSRLLGPGRTLARLTRSLRTSNNYSEARLTAHAANRYALWVNEPADTEGFMEGALRTSLRMAGAREPHVQRVRAGPEACEYVLSWALAEAA, from the coding sequence ATGACGACGGAGCAGGTGCTGTTCTCCACGGCCGTGGAGAGTCTCTACCGACAGGCGCTCAAGGGGCGCCTGTCCGAAGTGCTGAAGCTGCGCCTGCGCCACGCGGGCCTGGATCTCACCCGGCCGCTCTTGCCGGCCTACCCGCGCCGCGTCTGGGTGCGCAGCCTGGAGCTCACCGCGGAGGAGCTCTACCCGGGGCTCGAGCGCGAGGAGGCGCTCGCGCACCTGGGCAGCGCCTTCATCGAGGGCTACGCGCACACGCTGGTGGGCGGCGCGGTGATGTCCATGTCCCGGCTGCTCGGGCCCGGGCGCACGCTCGCGCGCCTCACGCGAAGCCTTCGCACCTCGAACAACTACTCGGAGGCGCGCCTCACCGCGCACGCCGCCAACCGCTACGCGCTGTGGGTGAACGAGCCCGCGGACACCGAGGGCTTCATGGAGGGCGCGCTGCGCACCTCCCTGCGCATGGCGGGCGCGCGCGAGCCCCACGTGCAGCGCGTGCGCGCGGGGCCCGAGGCCTGCGAGTACGTGCTCAGCTGGGCGCTCGCCGAGGCGGCCTGA
- a CDS encoding amidohydrolase family protein — MRFLPLLALVSCATASQVSPHPESQADTAPASAPARTWRQPKAVVIRHATVMPATGPAIADGAVSFADGKLVAVGRNADVPTPPGAEELDGHGLYVTPGIIDAHSHLGVYASPQSFSNDDGNETSAPVTAEISAEHSFWPQDPGLRRAAAGGVTSLLVLPGSANLIGGRGFPAKLHFGRSAAEVRFPGAKDSLKMACGENPRRVYGEGKGTAPTTRMANVAGYRTAFIQARDYLAKLEDYEKKRAKKGGKEAKDDSELGPPPLRDLKLETLGEVLKGNILVQNHCYRADEMEVMLRVADEFGFSVRAFHHALEAYKLRERIAQKGTAVATWSDWWGFKLEAWDGIPENAGLLSQAGVRTVIHSDSPLGIQRLNQEAAKAMWRARESGIPVSEEEALRWVTLNPAWVMGVDAQTGSLTPGKMADVVLWDGHPLSVYARASRVWVDGVVTYDARTGPAEPSDFEVDGREAAQLVAKPAPRPEGLPAACDAAKEPACSAPLPVSRDACVVLRDVTLLEAGRLTAHQQVRVQDGKVAEVGALAAAPAGCRTVEGQGRLLSAGFVDPLTGLGLADVLSEEASNDLSPRGDAAKQPVHAALRAVDSFNPASATLEVARLGGVTAAGAAPQGGLVPGQSTFVALDGRVRRDALAMHVVLGNGGRSALSSTRSATLERLRELLTDAREYGRRRAEFERNQMRDVAASRLDLEALQPVLAGTLPVVVTADRATDLRAALALAREFRLRLVVAGAGEGWMVADELAAAHVPVILQPTQNLPATFDSLNSRLDNAALLAKAGVRVMISTLGEPHQVRTLAQEAGNAVAWGLPWDEALRALTVNVAETFGLPGGHVAAGSPADLVLWSGDPLEASSRPVGMWIAGAQVPLRSRQAALFEKYRAGVQP, encoded by the coding sequence ATGCGCTTCCTGCCCCTGCTCGCCCTCGTCTCCTGCGCGACCGCCTCGCAGGTCTCTCCCCACCCCGAGTCCCAGGCGGACACGGCCCCTGCCTCCGCGCCCGCGCGCACCTGGCGCCAGCCGAAGGCGGTCGTCATCCGCCACGCCACGGTGATGCCGGCGACGGGCCCGGCCATCGCGGACGGCGCGGTGTCCTTCGCGGACGGCAAGCTGGTCGCGGTGGGGCGCAACGCGGACGTGCCCACGCCGCCGGGCGCCGAGGAGCTGGACGGACACGGCCTCTACGTGACGCCGGGCATCATCGACGCGCACAGCCACCTGGGCGTGTACGCCTCGCCGCAGAGCTTCAGCAACGACGACGGCAACGAGACGAGCGCGCCGGTGACGGCGGAGATCTCCGCCGAGCACTCCTTCTGGCCACAGGACCCGGGGCTGCGGCGCGCGGCGGCGGGCGGCGTGACGAGCCTGCTCGTGCTTCCCGGCAGCGCGAACCTCATCGGCGGGCGCGGCTTCCCGGCGAAGCTGCACTTCGGGCGCTCGGCGGCGGAGGTGCGCTTCCCGGGCGCGAAGGACTCCCTGAAGATGGCCTGCGGCGAGAACCCGCGGCGCGTGTACGGCGAGGGCAAGGGCACGGCGCCCACCACCCGCATGGCGAACGTGGCGGGCTACCGCACCGCTTTCATCCAGGCGCGCGACTACCTCGCGAAGCTCGAGGACTACGAGAAGAAGCGCGCGAAGAAGGGCGGCAAGGAGGCGAAGGACGACTCCGAGCTCGGCCCGCCGCCCTTGCGCGACCTGAAGCTCGAGACGCTGGGCGAGGTGCTCAAGGGCAACATCCTCGTGCAGAACCACTGCTACCGCGCGGACGAGATGGAGGTGATGCTGCGGGTGGCGGACGAGTTCGGCTTCTCCGTGCGCGCCTTCCACCACGCGCTCGAGGCCTACAAGCTGCGCGAGCGCATCGCGCAGAAGGGGACCGCCGTCGCCACCTGGTCGGACTGGTGGGGCTTCAAGCTCGAGGCCTGGGACGGCATCCCCGAGAACGCGGGCCTGCTCTCGCAGGCGGGCGTGCGCACCGTCATCCACTCGGACTCGCCCCTGGGCATCCAGCGCCTCAACCAGGAGGCGGCCAAGGCGATGTGGCGCGCGCGCGAGTCCGGCATCCCCGTCTCCGAGGAGGAGGCGCTGCGCTGGGTGACGCTGAATCCCGCGTGGGTGATGGGCGTGGACGCGCAGACCGGCTCGCTGACGCCCGGGAAGATGGCGGACGTGGTGCTATGGGATGGCCACCCTCTCTCCGTCTACGCGCGCGCCTCGCGCGTCTGGGTGGACGGCGTGGTGACCTACGACGCGCGCACCGGCCCCGCCGAGCCCAGCGACTTCGAGGTGGACGGGCGCGAGGCGGCGCAGCTGGTGGCGAAGCCCGCGCCGCGCCCCGAAGGCCTTCCGGCCGCGTGCGACGCGGCGAAGGAGCCCGCGTGCTCCGCGCCGCTGCCCGTGAGCCGCGACGCCTGCGTCGTCCTGCGCGACGTGACGCTGCTCGAGGCAGGCCGGCTCACCGCGCACCAGCAGGTGCGGGTGCAGGACGGCAAGGTGGCCGAGGTGGGCGCGCTCGCGGCCGCTCCCGCGGGCTGCCGCACGGTGGAGGGGCAGGGGCGGCTCTTGAGCGCGGGCTTCGTGGACCCGCTCACGGGGCTGGGGCTCGCGGACGTGCTCTCGGAGGAGGCGAGCAACGATCTCTCGCCGCGCGGTGACGCCGCGAAGCAGCCGGTCCACGCTGCCCTGCGCGCGGTGGACAGCTTCAACCCGGCCTCCGCCACGCTCGAGGTGGCGCGCCTCGGCGGCGTGACGGCCGCGGGCGCCGCGCCCCAGGGCGGGCTCGTCCCCGGACAGAGCACCTTCGTGGCGCTGGACGGGCGCGTGCGGCGCGACGCGCTCGCGATGCACGTGGTGCTGGGCAATGGCGGCCGCAGCGCGCTCTCCTCCACGCGCAGCGCCACGCTCGAGCGGCTGCGCGAGCTGCTCACGGACGCGCGCGAGTACGGGCGGCGGCGCGCCGAGTTCGAGCGCAACCAGATGCGCGACGTGGCGGCGAGCCGCCTGGATCTCGAGGCCCTGCAGCCGGTGCTCGCGGGAACGCTGCCCGTGGTCGTCACCGCGGACCGCGCCACGGACCTGCGCGCCGCGCTCGCGCTCGCGCGCGAGTTCCGCCTGCGGCTCGTGGTGGCGGGGGCAGGGGAGGGGTGGATGGTCGCGGACGAGCTCGCGGCCGCGCACGTGCCGGTCATCCTGCAGCCGACGCAGAACCTGCCGGCCACCTTCGACAGCCTCAACAGCCGCCTGGACAACGCGGCGCTGCTCGCGAAGGCGGGCGTGCGGGTGATGATCTCCACGCTGGGAGAGCCCCACCAGGTGCGCACGCTCGCGCAGGAGGCGGGCAATGCGGTGGCGTGGGGGCTGCCCTGGGACGAGGCGCTGCGCGCGCTCACGGTGAACGTGGCCGAGACCTTCGGGCTGCCGGGAGGCCACGTCGCCGCGGGGAGCCCCGCGGACCTGGTGCTCTGGAGCGGAGACCCGCTCGAGGCGAGCAGCCGCCCCGTGGGCATGTGGATCGCCGGCGCGCAGGTGCCCTTGCGCTCGCGCCAGGCGGCGCTCTTCGAGAAGTACCGCGCGGGCGTGCAGCCCTAG
- a CDS encoding pilus assembly protein N-terminal domain-containing protein, translating into MNPSCALRVGLALLLLLLPGAAAAWPVDLSVDVEAGRERFHKLTVVDWVQVEDPTVASAELLPGSNELLLSGKRAGDTRVLLYAQGTFAVWRLHVRPPAGQAATPEPDPAPLLAAGRRACPGLEAGQGSEPFLRATVREGACREALLALLRTDAFHARDLELTLDLPVLQAQLAQLSPGLAALGMRASYRGAGVVLEGRAASPAAHARALWLLFQGSLGRVALEDRVTVEGDGEGGDAGTPPPAAEAAPGRDAGTVGPGSLDAGSVGPASLDAGSLDAGFIEVVPPPAPAKRRRAH; encoded by the coding sequence ATGAACCCCTCCTGTGCGCTGCGTGTCGGCCTCGCGCTGCTCCTGCTCCTCCTCCCGGGCGCGGCAGCCGCCTGGCCCGTGGACCTCTCCGTGGACGTGGAGGCGGGGCGCGAGCGCTTCCACAAGCTCACCGTGGTGGACTGGGTACAGGTGGAGGACCCCACCGTCGCGAGCGCCGAGCTGCTGCCGGGCAGCAACGAGCTGCTGCTGAGCGGCAAGCGCGCCGGGGACACGCGGGTCCTGCTCTACGCCCAGGGCACCTTCGCCGTGTGGCGTCTCCACGTCCGCCCCCCCGCGGGGCAGGCCGCCACGCCCGAGCCGGACCCCGCGCCGCTGCTCGCCGCCGGCCGGCGCGCCTGTCCGGGCCTGGAGGCAGGGCAGGGGAGCGAGCCCTTCCTGCGCGCCACCGTGCGCGAGGGCGCCTGCCGCGAGGCGCTGCTCGCGCTGCTGCGCACCGACGCCTTCCACGCGCGCGACCTGGAGCTCACCCTGGACCTGCCCGTGCTGCAGGCGCAGCTCGCGCAGCTCTCCCCGGGGCTCGCCGCGCTGGGGATGCGCGCGAGCTACCGCGGCGCCGGCGTGGTGCTCGAGGGGCGCGCCGCGAGCCCCGCCGCCCACGCGCGCGCGCTGTGGCTGCTGTTCCAGGGCTCGCTCGGGCGCGTCGCGCTCGAGGACCGCGTCACCGTGGAGGGGGACGGCGAGGGGGGCGACGCGGGCACGCCGCCGCCCGCAGCGGAGGCGGCGCCCGGCCGCGACGCGGGCACCGTCGGCCCGGGCTCGCTCGACGCGGGCTCCGTCGGCCCGGCCTCGCTCGATGCGGGCTCGCTCGATGCGGGCTTCATCGAGGTGGTGCCGCCCCCGGCGCCCGCGAAGCGCCGCCGCGCACACTGA
- a CDS encoding bifunctional 2-polyprenyl-6-hydroxyphenol methylase/3-demethylubiquinol 3-O-methyltransferase UbiG, translating to MAGNDARGGRTPLSLVGPEADLAFYARLAAERAAGGPVLVLGSATGRVAWDLAERGLSVVGVDPSERMVQGAEERRANVGAEASARARFLAADVRGLRLGERFPLVLAPQNALGLMATLEDLEAFLTTVRLHLAPGGTFAFDVLNPPRPPEPDDDAEPTAGLEPQRLPFAFHLRERTRAGQAGGIRRLRLQHFSPEELDRALAACGLTARERYGRFDGKPFDADDPRHIGVAGL from the coding sequence ATGGCTGGCAACGACGCACGCGGCGGCCGCACGCCGCTCTCCCTGGTGGGACCCGAGGCGGACCTCGCCTTCTACGCGCGGCTCGCGGCCGAGCGCGCCGCGGGCGGGCCCGTGCTCGTGCTGGGCAGCGCCACGGGCCGCGTGGCGTGGGACCTGGCCGAGCGCGGCCTGAGCGTCGTGGGCGTGGACCCCAGCGAGCGCATGGTGCAGGGCGCCGAGGAGCGCCGCGCGAACGTGGGCGCCGAGGCCTCCGCGCGCGCGCGCTTCCTCGCCGCGGACGTGCGCGGCCTGCGCCTGGGGGAGCGCTTCCCGCTGGTGCTCGCCCCGCAGAATGCCCTGGGGCTGATGGCCACGCTGGAGGACCTCGAGGCCTTCCTCACCACGGTGCGCCTGCACCTGGCCCCGGGCGGCACCTTCGCCTTCGACGTGCTCAACCCCCCGCGGCCCCCCGAGCCGGACGACGACGCGGAGCCCACCGCGGGGCTCGAGCCGCAGCGCCTGCCCTTCGCCTTCCACCTGCGCGAGCGCACCCGCGCGGGCCAGGCCGGCGGCATCCGGCGCCTGCGCCTGCAGCACTTCAGCCCCGAGGAGCTGGACCGCGCGCTCGCCGCCTGCGGCCTCACCGCCCGCGAGCGCTACGGCCGCTTCGACGGCAAGCCCTTCGACGCGGACGACCCGCGCCACATCGGCGTTGCCGGTCTCTGA
- the aat gene encoding leucyl/phenylalanyl-tRNA--protein transferase, translated as MPIYLLNEDPEDFPPPERADRSGLLAVGGDLRPERLLAAYTRGIFPWYSEGQPLLWHSPDPRFVLEPARLHVGKSLKKTLKRAPYQLRWDTAFERVIDACAEAPRPGQSGTWITPEMRAAYVTLHRLGFAHSCEAWEEGRLVGGFYGVSLGAAFFGESMFAHAPDASKVAFATAVQRFAGWGFHFVDCQVETEHLARFGAEDWPRRRFLQALGAALAAAPTRRGAWTQEA; from the coding sequence GTGCCCATCTACCTGCTCAACGAAGACCCCGAGGACTTCCCGCCGCCCGAGCGCGCCGACCGCAGCGGCCTGCTCGCGGTGGGCGGGGACCTGCGCCCCGAGCGGCTGCTCGCCGCGTACACGCGGGGCATCTTCCCCTGGTACAGCGAGGGCCAGCCGCTGCTCTGGCACTCGCCCGACCCGCGCTTCGTGCTGGAGCCTGCGCGGCTGCACGTGGGCAAGAGCCTGAAGAAGACGCTCAAGCGCGCCCCGTACCAGCTGCGCTGGGACACGGCCTTCGAGCGCGTCATCGACGCGTGCGCCGAGGCGCCGCGCCCCGGTCAGAGCGGCACGTGGATCACGCCCGAGATGCGCGCGGCCTACGTGACGCTGCACCGGCTGGGCTTTGCGCACTCGTGCGAGGCGTGGGAGGAGGGGAGGCTCGTGGGCGGCTTCTACGGCGTGTCGCTCGGCGCGGCCTTCTTCGGCGAGAGCATGTTCGCCCACGCCCCGGACGCCTCGAAGGTGGCCTTCGCCACGGCGGTGCAGCGCTTCGCGGGCTGGGGCTTCCACTTCGTGGACTGCCAGGTGGAGACGGAGCACCTGGCGCGCTTCGGCGCGGAGGACTGGCCGCGCCGGCGCTTCCTGCAGGCGCTCGGGGCAGCGCTCGCGGCCGCGCCCACGCGCCGCGGCGCGTGGACGCAAGAGGCCTAG
- a CDS encoding hemolysin family protein gives MPTWALWAACLALIFARALVAAADSSLFGVSDLRAKELSLAHPRAGGRVLRLKTHREASATALRLGMVLSGFLAAAIGAFVPPQLLDFTRLGQAPWLAVVSALAGSLFVGVLATLIEVGFRGIAAENPEGWALRLSWLVSLLVLLFYPPMRLLLGALNLVARPLGRRLRFEPPPPPLEELEKLLAAQAANDPDVDKSAPQLIRSIFELSDKRCRDVMVPRTEVVTVEITSPNTEILRVLAEENHSRIPVYRDDVDHIVGVLHARDLIPLLQHPELIVLPDVIRPANFVPWMKPIGDLLREMQKKKIHMAMVVDEFGGFMGIVTLEDILREIVGDIGDEFEVEEKHVEKMADGSFLVDAALETEEFTRSFGFPLPDGDFDTLGGFISSFAGSIPDVGERFSFNGWHFTVHSKEGARIDRVRVARAKPQPPRDGTSGGSGAGSGGGAKEAGRTDPAPAAKA, from the coding sequence ATGCCTACCTGGGCCCTGTGGGCCGCCTGTCTCGCCCTCATCTTTGCGCGTGCGCTCGTGGCGGCAGCGGACTCCTCGCTGTTCGGCGTGTCGGACCTGCGCGCCAAGGAGCTCTCGCTCGCGCACCCGCGCGCGGGCGGGCGGGTGCTGCGGCTCAAGACGCACCGGGAGGCGAGCGCGACCGCGCTGCGGCTGGGCATGGTGCTCTCCGGCTTCCTCGCGGCGGCCATCGGCGCCTTCGTGCCGCCGCAGCTGCTGGACTTCACCCGCCTGGGCCAGGCGCCCTGGCTCGCGGTGGTGAGCGCGCTGGCGGGCTCGCTCTTCGTGGGCGTGCTCGCCACGCTCATCGAGGTGGGCTTTCGCGGCATCGCGGCGGAGAACCCCGAGGGCTGGGCGCTGCGCCTCAGCTGGCTGGTGTCCCTGCTGGTGCTGCTCTTCTACCCGCCGATGCGGCTGCTGCTCGGCGCGCTCAACCTGGTGGCGCGGCCGCTGGGGCGGCGCCTGCGCTTCGAGCCGCCGCCGCCGCCGCTCGAGGAGCTGGAGAAGCTGCTCGCGGCGCAGGCGGCGAACGACCCGGACGTGGACAAGAGCGCGCCGCAGCTCATCCGCTCCATCTTCGAGCTCAGTGACAAGCGCTGCCGCGACGTGATGGTGCCGCGCACCGAGGTGGTGACGGTGGAGATCACCTCGCCCAACACGGAGATCCTGCGCGTGCTGGCCGAGGAGAACCACAGCCGCATCCCGGTGTACCGCGACGACGTGGACCACATCGTGGGGGTGCTGCACGCGCGCGACCTCATCCCGCTCCTGCAACACCCCGAGCTCATCGTGCTGCCGGACGTCATCCGCCCGGCGAACTTCGTGCCCTGGATGAAGCCCATCGGGGACCTGCTGCGCGAGATGCAGAAGAAGAAGATCCACATGGCCATGGTCGTCGACGAGTTCGGCGGCTTCATGGGGATCGTCACGCTCGAGGACATCCTGCGCGAGATCGTCGGCGACATCGGCGACGAGTTCGAGGTGGAGGAGAAGCACGTCGAGAAGATGGCCGACGGCAGCTTCCTCGTGGACGCGGCGCTGGAGACCGAGGAGTTCACCCGCAGCTTCGGCTTCCCGCTGCCCGACGGCGACTTCGACACGCTGGGCGGCTTCATCTCCTCCTTCGCCGGCAGCATCCCGGACGTGGGCGAGCGCTTCTCCTTCAACGGCTGGCACTTCACCGTGCACTCGAAGGAGGGCGCCCGCATCGACCGCGTGCGCGTGGCCCGCGCGAAGCCGCAGCCCCCTCGGGACGGGACGTCGGGCGGTTCGGGCGCAGGCTCGGGCGGCGGCGCGAAGGAAGCCGGCCGCACGGA
- a CDS encoding LEA type 2 family protein has translation MRAPLLLLAPVLALLACAGAKPKPAGSPALLSQALQVARQDLTQVALRLEGEVQHPGEAVLESATWELVSDGQVVQRGETKLDVALKPGAATRFSLPVERTYVQGPEALQALSQKSGQLLLALRGTLQVRSAGSVQPLPFAASRAVRTPRLPTVRVERLDAARYGPEEVTLTVGLGVDNPNPFPLRLSGLTWALGVAGKGLADGNALQHDTVAAASTGVYDVEASLTKETYGADVRPLTRKGALPYALKGTLSGEGFQVPYALAGEVKLGGSR, from the coding sequence ATGCGCGCTCCCCTTCTCCTGCTCGCCCCGGTGCTGGCCCTCCTCGCCTGTGCAGGCGCGAAGCCGAAGCCCGCGGGAAGCCCCGCGCTCCTGAGCCAGGCGCTGCAGGTGGCCCGCCAGGACCTGACGCAGGTGGCCCTGCGCCTCGAGGGCGAGGTGCAGCACCCGGGCGAGGCGGTGCTGGAGAGCGCCACCTGGGAGCTGGTGAGCGACGGCCAGGTGGTGCAGCGCGGCGAGACGAAGCTGGACGTGGCGCTGAAGCCGGGCGCCGCGACGAGGTTCTCGCTCCCCGTGGAGCGCACCTACGTGCAGGGCCCCGAGGCCCTGCAGGCGCTCTCGCAGAAGAGCGGCCAGCTGCTGCTCGCGCTGCGCGGCACGCTGCAGGTGCGCAGTGCCGGCAGCGTGCAGCCCCTGCCCTTCGCGGCGAGCCGCGCGGTGCGCACCCCGCGCCTGCCCACGGTGCGCGTGGAGCGCCTGGACGCCGCGCGCTACGGCCCCGAGGAGGTGACGCTCACGGTGGGCCTGGGCGTGGACAACCCCAACCCCTTCCCGCTGCGCCTCAGCGGGCTCACCTGGGCGCTGGGGGTGGCGGGCAAGGGGCTCGCGGACGGCAACGCCCTGCAGCACGACACGGTGGCCGCCGCCTCCACGGGCGTCTACGACGTGGAGGCGAGCCTCACGAAGGAGACCTACGGCGCGGACGTGCGCCCCCTCACGCGCAAGGGCGCGCTGCCCTATGCACTGAAGGGCACGCTCTCGGGCGAGGGCTTCCAGGTCCCCTACGCGCTCGCGGGCGAGGTCAAGCTCGGCGGCTCGCGCTAG
- a CDS encoding DUF2378 family protein, which yields MFSHAFEALFARAFRGEVSERCRARLHQAGLDLERPLLPAYPIEVWVAALEITVSEVFPELPRPEGYRRVGERLLRGYVQTFIGRANFSLLRLLGPVRALERLSAHLRANNNFQETRLTPLAPGQWQLWINTAVSEPAYYEGLLQAALEEVGAPTPRVHSGVRTDDGCTYRITWGPQPLESPSPASASLSLGQPGGGR from the coding sequence ATGTTTTCGCACGCCTTCGAGGCACTCTTCGCGCGCGCCTTTCGCGGCGAGGTCAGCGAGCGCTGCCGCGCGCGGCTGCACCAGGCGGGGCTGGACCTGGAGCGCCCGCTGCTGCCGGCCTACCCCATCGAGGTGTGGGTGGCGGCGCTCGAGATCACCGTCAGCGAGGTGTTCCCCGAGCTGCCGCGCCCGGAGGGCTACCGGCGCGTGGGCGAGCGCCTCCTGCGCGGCTACGTGCAGACCTTCATCGGGCGCGCGAACTTCAGCCTCCTGCGGCTGCTCGGCCCCGTGCGCGCGCTCGAGCGCCTCTCGGCGCACCTGCGCGCGAACAACAACTTCCAGGAGACGCGCCTCACGCCGCTCGCGCCCGGGCAGTGGCAGCTGTGGATCAACACCGCGGTGAGCGAGCCCGCCTACTACGAGGGGCTCCTGCAGGCGGCGCTCGAGGAGGTGGGCGCGCCCACGCCCCGCGTGCACTCCGGGGTGCGCACTGATGACGGGTGCACGTACCGCATCACCTGGGGCCCGCAGCCCCTTGAAAGCCCTTCCCCCGCTTCCGCTAGTCTCTCGCTCGGACAGCCCGGGGGGGGCCGATGA
- a CDS encoding HAMP domain-containing sensor histidine kinase, producing the protein MARTPTINSFRRTFALLLLLVVVPSAGLSGFGVVAIINERAAVEKRLETAWTGTLEGLSETLPEALRAAHFVQVGSHLALASPGGQVLSESDFSWDGGAVRSDDPALAGALSALVPAVGALPQGRLAVFSAQTPAGPLLLATERGPDGRVRGVRLSRQAVEELLADLASRYVASSEPVRFVLQPLRHPEGSEGLVGKLVNEVAQARESALVGTPLAERVLSPPLQDFRLVVQPTGEDPVARDSFRNRIIYGVLLGLFYLTLTFGVVYTARTLYRQAKLSRLKTDFVSLVSHELRTPLTSIRMFIEMLALGRVKDERQTQEVLGLLTRETERLSALIERVLDWARIESGRKAYQREVVPVGALVDAAVEAFRAQRFDREVDLRLDVPPVLPPVNVDRDALAGALLNLLQNAFKYGGDADPKRIELEVKGEGRWVSFSVQDHGAGISPRDRRRIFDRFYRVDNLLTRKTEGSGLGLAIAKRIVEAHGGKISVHSVVGEGSRFTIQLPAGKA; encoded by the coding sequence GTGGCCCGCACTCCCACCATCAACAGCTTCCGCCGTACCTTCGCGCTGCTGCTGCTGCTCGTCGTCGTGCCCAGCGCGGGGCTCTCGGGCTTCGGCGTGGTCGCGATCATCAACGAGCGCGCCGCGGTGGAGAAGCGGCTCGAGACGGCGTGGACGGGCACGCTCGAGGGCCTGAGCGAGACCCTGCCCGAGGCGCTGCGCGCCGCGCACTTCGTGCAGGTGGGCAGCCACCTCGCGCTGGCGAGTCCGGGCGGCCAGGTGCTCTCCGAGTCGGACTTCAGCTGGGATGGCGGCGCCGTGAGGTCGGACGACCCGGCGCTGGCCGGGGCGCTGAGCGCGCTGGTGCCGGCGGTGGGCGCGCTGCCGCAGGGGCGGCTCGCGGTGTTCTCGGCGCAGACGCCCGCGGGGCCGCTGCTGCTCGCCACCGAGCGCGGGCCGGACGGCAGGGTGCGCGGGGTGCGCCTCAGCCGGCAGGCGGTGGAGGAGCTGCTCGCGGACCTCGCCAGCCGCTACGTGGCCTCGTCGGAGCCGGTGCGCTTCGTGCTGCAGCCCCTGCGGCACCCGGAGGGAAGCGAGGGGCTGGTGGGCAAGCTCGTGAACGAGGTGGCCCAAGCGCGCGAGAGCGCCCTGGTGGGCACGCCGCTCGCCGAGCGCGTGCTGTCCCCTCCCCTGCAGGACTTCCGGCTCGTGGTGCAGCCCACGGGCGAGGACCCGGTGGCGCGCGACAGCTTCCGCAACCGCATCATCTACGGCGTGCTGCTGGGGCTCTTCTACCTCACGCTCACCTTCGGCGTGGTCTACACGGCGCGCACGCTCTACCGCCAGGCGAAGCTCAGCCGCCTCAAGACGGACTTCGTCTCGCTGGTGAGCCACGAGCTGCGCACGCCGCTCACCAGCATCCGGATGTTCATCGAGATGCTGGCGCTGGGCCGGGTGAAGGACGAGCGGCAGACGCAGGAGGTGCTGGGGCTGCTGACGCGCGAGACGGAGCGGCTGAGCGCGCTCATCGAGCGGGTGCTGGACTGGGCGCGCATCGAGAGCGGGCGCAAGGCGTACCAGCGCGAGGTGGTGCCGGTGGGGGCGCTGGTGGACGCGGCGGTGGAGGCCTTCCGCGCGCAGCGCTTCGACCGCGAGGTGGACCTCCGGCTGGACGTGCCCCCGGTGCTCCCCCCGGTGAACGTGGACCGGGACGCGCTGGCCGGCGCCCTGCTCAACCTGCTGCAGAACGCCTTCAAGTACGGCGGGGACGCGGACCCCAAGCGCATCGAGCTGGAGGTGAAGGGCGAGGGGCGCTGGGTGTCCTTCAGCGTGCAGGACCACGGGGCGGGCATCAGCCCGCGCGACCGGCGGCGCATCTTCGACCGCTTCTATCGGGTGGACAACCTGCTCACCCGCAAGACGGAGGGCAGCGGACTGGGGCTCGCCATCGCCAAGCGCATCGTGGAGGCGCACGGTGGCAAGATCTCCGTGCACAGTGTCGTGGGCGAGGGCAGCCGCTTCACCATCCAGCTACCGGCAGGCAAGGCATGA